In Zhaonella formicivorans, one DNA window encodes the following:
- a CDS encoding YlzJ-like family protein translates to MLLYTPLPLELVLEGYDHYRCYKEIEFAGVKLQVEQLESGRGKITRILSTNPKDFLNPLFQPGNIVSFDVPQIQTNSLQ, encoded by the coding sequence ATGCTGCTTTATACTCCTTTGCCTCTGGAATTGGTACTAGAAGGTTACGATCATTACAGGTGCTACAAGGAAATTGAATTTGCCGGCGTGAAGCTTCAGGTGGAGCAGTTGGAGTCAGGTCGGGGAAAAATTACCAGAATTTTGAGTACTAACCCTAAGGACTTTTTAAACCCCTTATTCCAGCCAGGGAATATAGTTTCTTTTGATGTACCGCAGATTCAAACAAATTCTCTTCAATAA